The genomic DNA TTTTGTGTCTGTTTTTGTCTTCTActttgaaattataataaagaaaagcctaatttatgtttatttgattaatttttaaacgGCTATAAGATGAGTTGAAGAAACCCTATGCATCTCTAAATCAGTATGATCAATATACTACAACAAAATTCGCTACTCCTGAGGGAAAATTTACCTTGGAAATTTTCCACGGTTAATTTGTAACGGAATTTTCATCAGTTTCTGGGGGAAGTGaattagttttattttctgaattatTGCAAGGGTTTTAGTTATATCACTTCAATAGAATTGCGTGATAAATGTTTCAAGTGCTAATAAGTAATTAGGGAGGATATCAGCCTTATACTATggtggaatatatatatatatatatatacatatatgtatatattttatttataaatgaaACGACTTGAAATTCGGTTTACAAATGCTGACAAAATTTAAATCCAACGTATATTGCAAGAACcataaaataattagaattACTAAAGTGCAAATATTCCTCTTCGGAAGGAAAATATAGAAACAGACGAACATTGACAAGTAAAAGGACAAATTACATCAACTTTACTGAGATTACAGAAACATATTACGAGATTGTTGAAGTCAAAGAGATTCAAAATTGAAGCCTTCGCCCATTACATTGGACAACCTTAATTTTCGAATATTTATTTCGATATAATTTGGACTAAACCTAAGTTTATaagttaatttcaaattctctGGGAACGGTTTTCTCATGACTAAAACATAAACTCCAAAAAATGTGAATTGGTTTGAAGGAATAGGCACCTCTTTCCTTTACATAAGGTTTTGTATTCGAGTTttgtaaatgaaaatattcatGTTAGAAAGATATTATTCTAAGTGAATCAACCTAATTCGAAATATAAATTAGTCAAAGTCCATTGACCTTCCAAAtaagagaaaagtaaacttaTATAATTCCTTTCAAATTTCTCccaagaaatatatttttccaaaagACTCTGATCAGTAGGAAAAATATTGTGAAAACATATCGATGTTTCTAATGAAAAGTCGGGTAAAATTAAAAGGCTTTAGCTGCTCTCATGGGATATAATGTGCAAATTTGGATTCAAATTTGCATATCAGAGTAAATGAGTCACGATCATCTATTATCAATCGGAAGTGTTTCTTCTCTATTTATTAAATTCTTGTCAGTTCTCACTTCCACAATTTAGACCGAAAGGAAAAGGACGAGCATCTCGTTCCACTGTCTTATTCATTATAATAAGCTATTAGCCTTACGTGGCATATAAAGAGTTCCATTTTgctttgtatatatttttataggtCACAGTAGACAAGACAATTATCAAATCCAAATTAATTGTTCAATTCCCGAGAATGTTTTTGATCAGTTTTATGGTACGTGCATGAATTGGTCGACCTTTGCCACCTCTGCTAATCAGCTGACTCCTAGAAGTCTCCCAACTTTATATGttttatatgcatattttgCAGCTCAATGCAAACCCAAAAGCATGAAACTTTTGAAAACGAGGCGCGGTACACTGCAAAAATTGCCCAGCAACCAttagtaaattttatttgtaatgtGAAGGTTCAAAATTCATTCGAAATATTTTCGTGGTCAAGGGAAACTGATATTTGAGTAGATATTAGCTCAACTAACAAATTAAGTGCACCCTGCGATTctattaattaaagaaaatgtaaaatttgcTCATTTAGAGTAGAAATTATTGACTAATTATGCATGAGTCGCATCAAGAGAGGTTAATATAGTGACATATCTCTCATTTGGTGATCAATAAGTTTTAGATTCAACACCCAGTGAGACTACATGTgttctttattagatatttaggatttctatttcaatgtacTAGATTCATGAGCTCTCTTATAACTGGATAAAAAATTATGCATGAGTCGCTAATTTGGGGTTTTGGTAAAAGGATTAATTAAGATTAATTGGGGTTGAGAAGAGGAGAGGAGCTTGGCAGAAAGTGCCAGCGTCGCTTTATTGCTGTCTTATCTAATTGTCCACTCACGCCAACATATAAATCTCTTTCCGTGCACAAACGAAGAGAAGGACAAAAACATGCATGTAATTAAGATTAATTTGAAATGAGCATATAAGCTTATCACAATTCATGGGGTCCCCCTAACTAATATATACGTAGCATGACATGGTATGAACATGTACATCGAAAGGCAAGTCTTGGTTTGCTTTACATCTTTACAATTGATACCGTGGGATCTATGCTGGCCTGATAAAGAAAACATTATAGCTAGAGAGATTTAACGACTATAACGTATTAaactatatatacaaattatagTGTACGTCATTTCCATTTATTGAAACCAAACACGATCATTACGCTACTAGAATATTTGGGCATGTATCTGAAGTGCGTGAAAGACTAGCTGCTAATGAAAGAAGTTAATTGTGGATTAATTTATATGGAATTGAGTGGAATTTTTGAGTGATTGACATGAGTTTTGCTATATCCTCttaataattaacttaaaaattcccctaatataaaattttattcgcAATGACATTGATTATGAGTATCTTCCaagaattatttataatatatataaatattcagAATCATTATTAATAAGCATATAATTTTGAAGAATTtagcattttttatttgacatACACGAAGTAAAAGATAAGTCTCACGAACCAaaagtgtgtgtgtatatatatatatatgtatgtatgtatgttgtataatttatatgatatGGGTGGAGATTGGAGATTAATTCGAGAAGAGTGCGTGAACAACTGGAAATAGGGCACGCGTGAAATCTAGGCGGCCCCCTAAAACCCGTCAAAATTAGATCTTTGCTTTTCACTTCACTTCACTTTCGAGACTTGTCCTTCGCAACCTTTGTCGTTTGAAAAGGTCCCCATCtcatcaaattttcaatttaatctATTTGTTAATGATAAATAAAGTACAATAAAGGAAAAGCAAACCAAAGCTTAGAGATATTAATTGCTTAATTAATGCGATTGATGAGATAAGTGACAGAAGACACAGCACACCCCACTACTGCCCAATTCattcatcaattaattaacGCCTCACATTGCCCCAATCATAAGGTGGGGCTGCCCAGCATTAACCCTGCAAAAGCTGGAATTAGGGGGGGAATCTCACCCCAATAATCAACGATCTCACTTTAATTAGTTCCAAATTAATTTGCAGAAATTATTGCACATGTTGTTTTCGATGGTTTCCCCTAGTTTCCCTATTCTTGTTGGCCATATTGTGGGAATCGAACTTATCTATATTTCAATTTAGTTCTACTAAAGTTATTATTCCACACTTAAAAAGATAAGtagaaaattacaaatttacCAAGTACTGCATGATCTTTTATATACGAGACGAGTCAAAACACTTGTATGCCTCATGGTTAAAATATTAAAGGTTTATTTCGAGATTTCAActattcaaaatatctttttttaagTCGATTTGCAACTGTCctcgattttcttttgttgccTAGGACTAGGTTGATAGCCGGTGCTGGCCCCCGGTACTACATGGCACATCATGTAGCTCATTCGATAAAGACTGGAGGAAAGAAGGCCTAGGGTGACGTTTCCTACAAGGACCTTGGGCGACCCTTCCAGGTGTAGGGAAAAGGTTAGTGACGCTTTTCCTCGACACAATTGGAAATGGTTGCCACAAGTTTAGTTGGCATGGGACCACCAATGCTTTCCAGAAACCGTCGGCAAAGGCGATGATTTAGAAGCATCAGTTTACATTAGTCGGGCTCGGTCTGCCTAAGGCGATGTTAATTTGGGTCGCCCAAACTTGACTTTATTGACCTATGCCAATGGTTGTTTCTAGTCAGGCTAGGCTGACCCATCTTGGCATCAGCACAGAATCACCTAGGACGTCCCATCTTAGCATTGGTCCTGAATAACCTAGGCCGGACCATCTTGGCGTCGAGCAAGCCTAATCGGTGACGACCCCTCAAGGCATCGACATGACCTTGTCTCAACCGACTTATGTACGTGTCAATACTGATTAGGTTGAGCGGACATTCCTGTAGTTAGCCTAGCTTTCATAATAGCGACTCATTTGAAGGCGTTGACACAGCCATGTCCTAGGCCGACACTTTTGGAAGCTAGCTTAGACCAGCTTAACTGACGATTTTGAGACTCGTCGGCCCAGATTGATTGATAGGCCATAAAAAATTTTGGCCCTCTTTGACAACAAATTGAGCTTGTTGTCAAATTACAATGGCACGTATTTATTTTAAACTGACAAGTACACATAAACGCAATAGACAAATACACATAACCTCGAGAATTACATCACATAAATGCAAACCAACAACTTAAATGACTTGGGCAAAAGTATTATCCCAACAAAATTCATCAATCCTAACGTTACAGGTTCAATAAAGGCCAATGTCGCAAGTTCAACAACAACGCAATGGGTACCAACAATCCCCAACAACACTAAAGTTGAAACAcattatgaaaaaaatcacTCATACTCATACAACAATCTTAGTACTTATTGGGTTGCGTCGTTCAAACTTGCGCCTCCAAGCTTGTTGAGAGTAGACACCAGTACAAGTTGACAGCTGTCAAGCATCAACAAGTTCTCAAGGATgttaaaatcattttcaactAACAGAGACTGCAAAACTAAACAAAAAACAGTAACATTTAACTTACGCAGTGTTCTAGCCTTTATATCTCCTATTTACTCCCTAGTTCAATAACATTTATCTGCTATTCGAGCCTCCGCCTCCTCATGTAATTTTTGTTCTAGAGCGGCTACATGAGCTCATCGTTCGGCTCTAAATGCTTCTTCCCAACATGCTTGTTCAGCTCGAATTTCTTCTCCATGATGTGCTTGTTCAGCTCGAATTGCTTCAGTTTGCCACATATGTTGTTCCTGAACCTCTTCGAGCACTCTTTCAAGGGTTGGGCCTGTTTGCCTCGAGGAAGCACCACGCAAACTTGATTGCGTCATCCTATGTCTGTATCCCGTTACCCTTCCATACTTGTCCCGCTCGAAGACTTCGGTGAACAcctcatttttcacaataacTTGATCAACCATCACACTATCAGTTTCTGTTGCAGAGACATGATCCTCTCAACCCTTCTTTTGCTCGATCCTAAAATTATCAATTAAATAATCATGTATAGCAgtaatgaaacaaaatgattACTGCAATCAATACGTACAAGGATTTGTGCAGCATCCTCATTGATTAATGAATCATCAGTGCGCTTATGCTGGTGTTCAAAAGGAGCTCGACCCTTATCAATTTTCtatgaaaattgaagaaatcaaataaaatattagtaAGTATGGAGGTATATTTTTAACTCATTGAATGAAGAATTGGATGCCTTATAAATTTTCCCACACAAGCAGTAAAACTCGTAAACCTCGCGGTGTGTAGAAACCGAATCTTTTTCCTTGAAATCTTCCCAGCTTTTGATTTCCTATGTTAACAAATTAACCGTAAAACATTATACCATTATATAGTTTGGGCTTCACAGTTGACAATTGTTCCAACCACATATAAATGTACATACCACGACCTCTGGAGTACGTCAATACTCCACCAATTCTTCCATCGTTCTTCAAAATCACCTTCAGGGACctgtttttctatttattcAATTGGATATTCTTTTTCGTCCAAAGGGTCATATATCTCTGCCTTTAATCGGGTTCCTCCAGTCCTTCCGATATCTTGTGACATGCTTCAAGATCTCTTTGTCTTCCATACGCTGTTGAAAGTCAAATTTCTCCTGCATAAAAGAAtgttaattaattcaaatgtCTATATGAAGCACGGACATTATGTTGTCCATAACGAAGAAATCGTATGCTCCGACATTACATGTTCTGTCTTCAAAATGTTGTCCTTCGCATGGTTTGGAACTTTTCCCCGACGTATGATATCCAAAGGGCACATATTTCCTGACCGACCTATTGTCCCAGAAACTCTGAACAACAAGGAAGCCTCCTTATCAACAGGTTGGCCATACTCTTCGGTTTCAATAATTATACGTTCACCTGGTGGGAGATTCCAAATATCTGCCACACTAGTTCTTTCTTGTCTTCTCACGCTCGGCTCTGTACAACAATAAGAAGCATATGCAATTGTAtgcgaatatatatatttatatgtgtatatttataataactaTAAATTGAAGAATGCTACGTACCGGTCAAGATTGGAGGTACTTCTTCCATTGATTCCAATGGGGTATCCGGAGGTCGAGTTTCGCAATCATCAACTGCCACATCCCTTGACACATTCGAGCCTGTCAAAGCCTCAATCGCTGAAGTCAAGCATGTCCCCCTTAGGGTTCGTCTTTGGGTCATACTGTAATATCAAACCCTATTAAAAGAAGGAATTAAGTATTgatcaaaattcaattcgcagaaaaacaaagaaacttTACCAACTATAAATATAACCACAGTGAGGAATAAATATTGTATAGGACAACATGAACCCTAAATTCGCCCTAAATTCACGAATGAATGCTCTAAGCTCAGCCTCAAATTTTGATAACATGAATTCGCCCTAAATCACGTATTGTTGctctattaattttataggACGACATGAACTGTAAATTCACAAATTATTGCTTTAAACTCAGCCACAAATTTTCCGTAAATTTGACAACATGAACCCTAAATTCGCTCAGACATTAATTAGGACTAATTCAGCCTCGTCTTTGGTAAGATGAACCATAGATGTCGCTATTCTGAAActtaaattaacaaaaaaacatatgaatgGGGGGGACAATAGGATGGAAACATAACATAGCCCGGACCTTCATTTTTTGGAAGGTCACGCGCAAATGGGTGAGAGCTTCCTCTTTGGCGGACTTTCGAACAAACGAGCTATGACTGTGAAGCAAACCTCTGAGGGGAGACGACGATagaggaagaaagaagaaaggtgAGAGAGCTTCGACTGTGAGAGAGCTTTAGGAAAGATTTCAGTTGAGGGGGGAAGCAACTAACTTTAATAGGTCCATAGGAGAAGGAAAAAATGACGAGCTGGACCAGCCCGTGGAGGCCCCCTTCGATCCATCTTAATAAGTCAACAAGGTGACAACTCGTTGACTTTTTGggtgttttgaaaacattaTTTTCCAACCCTTTAGTCTCCACAAATTATATGATGAACGTGAACTGATAACTAATTGTCAACTTGTTGTCAGTGACATGCAACAAATTTAATTCTACTGCCTTTCTCCGATATTTAGAAAAGTCGCCAGAAGTACAGTTAAGGCGATGTTAGCAGTTAGGGTGGCAAAAGCTTTACTTTAGACGTAGTTGACACTTTCTTTAGATATCGGGATAGGAGGACCTTTCACAAGAAGTCGCCAAAGGTTACCTAACCTTTTACCTAACCTTTGGCAACGCTATGTCCAGGGGCTGGGACATGAGGACCTCCAGCGACTTCTTTTCCCAGCGTTTAGTAAAAGGTCCGTAAAAACTCTATCTATGGCGACGCTTTCCCAAGGAGTCGGGACAAGAGTACCTTTCGCAACTTTCTTTCCCAATGTTTTTTAAAAGGTCGGGAAAAAGCTAACCTCAAAcaaatgtgttttttttttttttgaagttgTCATAGACCCTAATCTTGCATATTTCAGCCGACGTTTGGCAAAGCGTCGAGAGAAAATGGTCTTCCCAAGCCCTTTTTCCCGTGTAGTACGTAGGACATGCCTATTGGCAGAAATGAAAACTTTGGTAAAGTATAATAGTTCTCCTATCCCCTCATTGCTTGCCAAATAGGGCCGAGAATCATGTTACCTCGAGTGTGACCATTCATATTTGTACATTATGATTGAATGGtttgctcgaggggtctaatTCAAAATGAAGTTGTAGTTGCTAGCAAGGTCCTAGACCGATTTGAGGTCTTTGGTACTTTTGGGGTTGAGGCCATGCTGAATTGTACTTaattaggttttgggtttcaaTTAACGAGCACGATTTCCGGCCCAATTAGTGCATGAGAGGCCAGGGCCTGAATGATGATAAATGCAATATATCACTATTTTTAAGTACAGAGGCCAGCATGGAATTGTCCCCCTCTAATAATGTGTTTTCAGATTCGACAACTTCATGAATCATGTGTGAAGTATTCTTAACGTTAAAATACATATACAATAGATTGACCTTGAATgggaaaaagaattttattttcgcTGAAGTAGCTCTCTCCTCTCAGGTTTCGGACCCGCCTTAATGTCCCGACTCACGCGAGCATAGGTCTGATGGGCACGGCAATCTCTCCACCTAGCTAGTTCATTGCTGTTATCGCCTTTACTTTAGTCACATATCAATATATAGTTCTTCTTTGTTCAAAAAGGCATGCATAGAGCGGTACTGGGCACATAATTCTCTATAGCTATCACTTAAGAGATTGTGTTGAATTTTTCTCAGCTACATGAAAGGATCATAAACAGATATTATCTTATGAACAATGATCGAAtttaaaatctcttaattCTTGATAAAAACGTGACTCGTGATCGTGATATgtttacataaatatatatatatatatatatgcatataattatttatatatggaCAAAATGTCACGTCAAAACTCAAAAATTCAGAGCCACGGGGAGAataaggcaattttggtcggtattattttatacttttccATTTGCATAGTTCAAGCAGAAGATGACAGTCTACAACTTACACCAGCCTTACATCTTCTTCTTTACTTAGGCATATACCAGGCAGAAGCACACCATCACAAGCGCTCTCTTGGACTAAAATTAAAGAGAGCGACTTAATTtgaaaggcaaaaaaaaaaaaaaaaacactccCACTCTTAAGGTACATATTTATGacgaaatttaaaaagaaaagcgAAAATTTGGAAATTGCTCGATGGTCGTTGCAATGCAC from Punica granatum isolate Tunisia-2019 chromosome 2, ASM765513v2, whole genome shotgun sequence includes the following:
- the LOC116197029 gene encoding uncharacterized protein LOC116197029 encodes the protein MTQRRTLRGTCLTSAIEALTGSNVSRDVAVDDCETRPPDTPLESMEEVPPILTEPSVRRQERTSVADIWNLPPGERIIIETEEYGQPVDKEASLLFRVSGTIGRSGNMCPLDIIRRGKVPNHAKDNILKTEHEKFDFQQRMEDKEILKHVTRYRKDWRNPIKGRDI